The following proteins are co-located in the Leptodactylus fuscus isolate aLepFus1 chromosome 8, aLepFus1.hap2, whole genome shotgun sequence genome:
- the INO80E gene encoding INO80 complex subunit E: MNGQAEGEVDYKRKYKNLKRKLKFLIYEQECFQEELRRAQRKLLKVSRDKSFLLDRILQYENVDEDSSDSDMTASSENSDTEGGRDTSTPTAKRKRSPSAGPASPPPSSSSGLSLHTSGGPYLSAMSSPPYTPFPSEYLAPIPNSTSPKPERVKKDRKNRGVKPRKPKIALSSSSGVLPFSPRSSGLPPLSSLSKHAPPPPILSTVPQQMFSDGGEGSGEEGPMDGDEEDDLVIDIPE; encoded by the exons ATGAACGGCCAGGCAGAAGGGGAGGTGGACTACAAGAGGAAGTACAAGAACCTCAAGCGCAAGCTCAAGTTTCTCATCTAT GAGCAAGAATGTTTCCAGGAGGAGCTGAGAAGGGCCCAGAGGAAGCTACTAAAAGTGTCCAGAGACAAGAG CTTTCTATTGGACAGAATTCTTCAGTATGAGAACGTCGATGAAGACTCGTCAG ATTCTGACATGACGGCTTCTTCAGAGAACAGTGACACAGAGGGAGGACGTGATACCAGCACCCCCACTGCCAAGAG GAAGAGGAGTCCATCTGCTGGTCCAGCCTCCCCTCCTCCATCGTCTTCATCAGGCCTGTCCTTGCACACCTCTGGGGGTCCCTACCTGAGTGCA ATGAGCTCACCCCCCTACACCCCGTTCCCCTCGGAATATCTGGCTCCTATCCCCAACTCCACGTCCCCCAAACCCGAGCGAGTCAAGAAAGACAGAAAGAACCGCGGGGTTAAGCCCAGGAAACCTAAG ATTGCCCTCAGCTCATCCTCAGGAGTCCTGCCCTTCAGCCCCCGGTCGTCTGGTCTCCCCCCTCTGTCCTCCTTGAGTAAGCATGCCCCGCCGCCACCAATCCTCAGCACAGTACCCCAGCAGATGTTCAGTGATGGAggggaaggcagcggagaagagggACCAATGGATGGAGACGAGGAGGACGATTTGGTCATAGACATTCCTGAATAA